The Kordia sp. SMS9 genome window below encodes:
- the tuf gene encoding elongation factor Tu, which translates to MAKETFDRSKPHLNIGTIGHVDHGKTTLTAAITKVLADAGLSEARDFDTIDNAPEEKERGITINTSHVEYQTANRHYAHVDCPGHADYVKNMVTGAAQMDGAILVVAATDGPMPQTREHILLGRQVGVPRIVVFLNKCDMVDDEELLELVDMEVRDLLSFYDYDGDNGPVIQGSALGALNGEKQWVDTVMELMDAVDTWIELPKRDVEKDFLMPIEDVFSITGRGTVATGRIETGVANTGDEVDIIGMGAEKLKSTITGVEMFRKILDRGEAGDNVGILLRGIEKTEIKRGMVICKPGSVTPHKKFKAEVYVLKKEEGGRHTPFHNNYRPQFYVRTTDVTGTINLPEGVEMVMPGDNLTITVDLISTIAMNVGLRFAIREGGRTVGAGQVTEILE; encoded by the coding sequence ATGGCAAAGGAAACTTTTGATCGTTCCAAACCGCACTTAAATATTGGTACTATTGGACACGTAGATCACGGTAAAACTACTTTAACAGCTGCTATTACTAAAGTATTAGCTGATGCTGGTCTTTCTGAAGCAAGAGATTTCGATACTATCGACAATGCTCCTGAAGAAAAAGAAAGAGGTATTACTATTAATACTTCTCACGTAGAATACCAAACTGCAAATCGTCACTATGCACACGTTGACTGTCCAGGTCACGCCGATTACGTAAAGAACATGGTAACTGGAGCTGCTCAAATGGATGGTGCTATCTTGGTAGTTGCTGCTACTGATGGGCCAATGCCACAAACTCGTGAGCACATCCTATTAGGACGTCAGGTTGGAGTTCCAAGAATCGTAGTATTCTTGAACAAATGTGATATGGTAGATGATGAAGAATTGTTAGAGCTTGTTGATATGGAAGTAAGAGATTTACTTTCTTTCTACGACTATGATGGTGATAACGGACCAGTTATCCAAGGATCTGCTTTAGGAGCATTAAATGGTGAAAAGCAATGGGTTGATACCGTAATGGAATTAATGGATGCTGTTGATACCTGGATTGAATTACCAAAAAGAGATGTTGAAAAAGACTTCTTAATGCCAATCGAAGATGTATTCTCAATTACAGGTCGTGGTACAGTAGCAACTGGACGTATCGAAACTGGAGTTGCTAACACAGGTGATGAAGTTGATATCATCGGTATGGGAGCTGAGAAATTAAAGTCTACGATTACAGGAGTTGAGATGTTCCGTAAAATCCTTGATAGAGGTGAAGCGGGAGATAACGTTGGTATCTTATTAAGAGGTATTGAGAAAACTGAAATCAAAAGAGGTATGGTAATCTGTAAGCCAGGTTCTGTAACTCCACACAAAAAATTCAAAGCTGAGGTATATGTATTGAAGAAAGAAGAAGGTGGTCGTCACACTCCTTTCCACAATAACTACCGTCCACAGTTCTACGTACGTACAACAGACGTTACAGGAACTATCAACTTACCTGAAGGTGTTGAGATGGTAATGCCTGGAGATAACTTGACAATCACTGTTGACTTAATCAGCACAATTGCAATGAACGTTGGATTACGTTTTGCAATCCGTGAAGGTGGTAGAACAGTTGGTGCAGGTCAGGTAACTGAAATCCTTGAATAA
- the rpsU gene encoding 30S ribosomal protein S21, with amino-acid sequence MLIIPVKEGENIDRALKRFKRKFDRTGGMRQLRARKHFTKPSVARRAQVQKAQYIQHLRDQEEI; translated from the coding sequence ATGTTAATAATACCAGTTAAAGAAGGAGAAAATATAGACAGAGCGCTGAAACGTTTCAAAAGAAAATTTGATCGTACAGGAGGAATGCGTCAACTAAGAGCAAGAAAGCATTTCACAAAGCCATCAGTAGCTCGCCGTGCACAAGTTCAAAAAGCACAATACATCCAGCACCTTAGAGATCAAGAAGAAATTTAA
- the hpf gene encoding ribosome hibernation-promoting factor, HPF/YfiA family — MKVNMQSVNFTVDRKLVDFIQRKMDKLETYYDKIIDADVYLKVENTSAKENKIAEVRVNIPGDDIVVKKQCKTFEEAIDEATSILQRALLKRKEKVRAY, encoded by the coding sequence ATGAAAGTAAACATGCAGTCCGTAAACTTTACGGTAGATCGTAAGTTAGTAGATTTCATTCAAAGAAAAATGGATAAACTAGAAACATACTATGACAAAATCATAGATGCAGATGTCTATTTAAAGGTAGAAAACACAAGTGCAAAAGAAAATAAAATTGCAGAAGTAAGAGTGAATATTCCTGGAGATGATATAGTAGTAAAAAAACAATGTAAAACTTTCGAAGAAGCCATAGATGAAGCAACAAGTATACTGCAACGAGCGTTACTAAAAAGAAAAGAAAAAGTACGAGCGTATTGA
- a CDS encoding tyrosine-type recombinase/integrase has protein sequence MSFTAFTEYLQLEKNYSLHTVTAYENDLRSFSEFCKEAYEDDNIQKVHYVQIRSWIVSLVESGLQNVTINRKISSLKTYYKFLLKTKQIEVTPLAKHKALKTAKKVQVPFSEKEMETVLANMNFSEDYEGIRNKTIIEMFYATGMRRAELINLKQSDIDYTAKTIRILGKRNKERIVPLIKKLEAQLIVYSTYRKQVVATQKEELFLTAKGNKMYSSLVYRLINEYFSMASTKVKKSPHILRHTFATHLLNQGADLNAVKELLGHASLASTQVYTHNSLAELKSVYAKAHPRNKR, from the coding sequence ATGTCCTTCACAGCGTTCACAGAATACCTACAACTCGAAAAAAACTACTCGTTGCATACCGTAACTGCGTATGAAAATGACCTGCGTTCTTTTTCAGAATTCTGCAAAGAAGCCTATGAAGATGATAACATACAAAAAGTACATTATGTTCAAATTCGAAGCTGGATTGTATCTTTAGTAGAAAGTGGTTTGCAAAACGTGACCATCAATCGTAAAATATCATCACTCAAAACCTATTACAAATTTCTACTCAAAACAAAACAAATAGAAGTCACTCCGTTAGCAAAACACAAGGCACTAAAAACAGCTAAAAAAGTACAAGTGCCATTCTCCGAAAAAGAAATGGAAACTGTCTTAGCAAACATGAATTTCTCAGAGGACTATGAAGGCATTCGAAACAAAACCATTATAGAAATGTTTTACGCCACCGGAATGCGAAGAGCAGAACTCATCAATCTAAAACAATCTGATATAGATTACACAGCCAAAACAATTAGAATCTTAGGAAAAAGAAACAAAGAGCGTATCGTACCACTCATAAAAAAACTAGAAGCACAATTAATCGTATACAGTACTTACAGAAAACAAGTAGTTGCAACGCAAAAAGAAGAACTGTTCTTAACGGCAAAAGGAAATAAAATGTATTCGAGTCTTGTATATCGTTTAATAAATGAGTATTTTAGTATGGCATCTACAAAAGTGAAAAAGAGCCCGCATATTCTTAGGCATACTTTTGCGACTCATTTACTAAACCAAGGTGCCGACTTAAATGCTGTAAAAGAATTACTTGGACATGCTAGTCTCGCTTCAACACAAGTATATACCCATAACAGTTTAGCAGAACTTAAAAGCGTATATGCCAAAGCACATCCTAGAAACAAAAGATAA